In Serratia liquefaciens ATCC 27592, the genomic stretch AATTCTCCTGCGTGAGTATGCCGATAAAATAAACAGTTTTGATGACAGAAACGGCGGGATAATCTTCCGCGGCTTTATGATAGATTGTGAGCCATGATATCAGGTGTGACGTACGCAGCCAGTTGAACTAAGGTAAACAGGCGGCCTGAAAGGTAAAAGTTACGCAAGATGGCACATTCCGCCACCTTATGCGTACAACAGACTCTGTTAGAATCGGCAACTATTTCGTCTATCGTCAGCGCTAACTACATAGCAATATTGCTGCACAACAAGGAATGCAAATGAAGAAACTGCTCCCCCTTCTTATCGGACTGAGCCTGGGCGGCTTCAGTGCAATGAGCCAGGCAGAGAACCTGCTGCAGGTCTACAAACAGGCCAGGGAAAGTAACCCGGATCTGCGCAAAACCGCCGCTGACCGTGACGCCGCATTCGAAAAAATCAACGAAGCGCGCAGCCCCTTACTGCCACAGCTGGGGTTAACCGCAGGTTACGATTACACCAACGGTTATCGTGACAGCAATGGCGTAAACAGTAACGTCACCAGCGGCTCATTGGCGTTGACCCAGACCATCTTCGACATGTCGAAATGGCGCGCGCTGACGCTGCAGGAAAAAACCGCCGGCATCTCCGACGTGACCTTCCAGACTTCGTCGCAACAGCTGATCCTCGATACCGCCACCGCCTATTTCAACGTGCTGAGCGCCATCGATTCACTGTCCTATACCCAAGCGCAGAAACAGGCGGTATATCGCACCCTGGATCAAACCACTCAGCGCTTTAACGTTGGTCTGGTAGCAATCACCGACGTGCAGAACGCCCGTTCCAACTACGATACGGTACTGGCGGCGGAAGTCACTGCCCGTAACACGCTGGATAACGCGTTGGAAAAACTGCGCCAGGTCACCGGCACCTTCTACCCGGAACTGGCTTCGCTGAATACCGACCGTTTCAGCACCCAGCGTCCGGAAGCAGTGAATAATCTGCTGAAAGAGGCCGAAAGCCGCAACCTGAGCCTGTTATCCGCTCGCCTGAGCCAGGATCTGGCCCGCGAGCAGATCCGCTCCGCACAAACCGGCTATATGCCAACAATAGATGTCAGCGCATCTACCGGTATCAG encodes the following:
- the tolC gene encoding outer membrane channel protein TolC, which codes for MKKLLPLLIGLSLGGFSAMSQAENLLQVYKQARESNPDLRKTAADRDAAFEKINEARSPLLPQLGLTAGYDYTNGYRDSNGVNSNVTSGSLALTQTIFDMSKWRALTLQEKTAGISDVTFQTSSQQLILDTATAYFNVLSAIDSLSYTQAQKQAVYRTLDQTTQRFNVGLVAITDVQNARSNYDTVLAAEVTARNTLDNALEKLRQVTGTFYPELASLNTDRFSTQRPEAVNNLLKEAESRNLSLLSARLSQDLAREQIRSAQTGYMPTIDVSASTGISNTKYNGSATSGPVNSSRYSDSDAGQNKVGISFNLPLYSGGQTNSQVQQAQYNFVGASEQLESAHRNVVQTVRSSFNNVNASISSINAYKQAVVSAQSSLDAMEAGYQVGTRTIVDVLDATTTLYNAKQQLSSARYTYLINQLNIKFALGTLNENDLMLLNGALGKPISTSQDVVAPPTTAQDAYADGYQDNAPARQSAAPAPVAATRTSAPVSTTTPPVRNSGNPFRN